The genomic stretch TTGACTTGATCGCTATCAGTGCGTTGTCCACCAATCAAGCTACTGAAGTATTGTAGGCACATGCCTGGTTCGGGATTTTGCATCCTTGAACTTCTGTCACTATACTGGTTACGTGGAATTAGTGTGACGAAGAAGTTCGTCCATGAGAAACCACGGATTTTGTTTCCGTCTTGTATATGATAGAACAGTTTTGTCATCGACACTTATACTATGAATCAATGTGTCACAATGTATTGAAATCACATCATTGCATAGTAGCTAAGACAGTCACCAGAAGACTGTGGAAAACCCTCTTTTCAGTTACCAATCTTGTAGGAACCCATATTGGCTACCTACACGATTAAAATAATGACGGATGGTGtcggatcacagatatcaacaatatctcagccacgcgatcggccgcactgatctcggtcacgcgagcaggcgcactaatcgcggcgtccgagcagcgctcagaccagacctcctatatctagctcttccatagttcTCCTTCGAAAAAATCAATTAGAACtatcaccgaacagaatgcattcctagttatcgttatttcctttcagcactagtgctatagacctaCCAACAGATGGACAGATAAAGGCATGCACTGAAATCGAGAAAACTAGAGCAATCTTCTATCGAATGCAGCATCAATCAGGGACTTGTGGGCATACTTTGACCTTACAAGGCTGAACATCGGAGCTTATTCACTGAAATTACTAGATTTTATTCAATTATACATTAGTTACCATGCTTCGATATATCCGTCTACCGAGACGTGGCAACATAGCAAAGGTCTGTACATACGACGGAGACTAAGTCGCTCACGTACAGTTTTCTTACTTGGCGGTCCTTGAAGACTTCACACCTCCAAGGAAAGAACAAAATGATCTTCTCGGATCATGGTATACGACACAACGATGACTCCGGTCTCTCTAAGTGCTTACTTGAAGGAAGGAGCCGTCTCTTCCTCCATCTCGGCGTATCGGCGCGCTGGAGCAAGTAGTTGGGCAGATCCTAATAAACGTTGTTGCCGGATCCGAAACGAACCCATTGATCGAACTATACAGGATGCAGTTGAAAGCCTTGTATGCAAAAGCAGAGCAGTTGTTCTGCCCATCACAGGTTTGACGACATATATTCACGTTTGGAATACCCCCAACCGCAAGCAACACTTGTGAGCCTGGAGCTGGAATGTTTTCGCAGCGAACAAAGTAGTTGTCCTTGCATTGCGCGCCGTTGGCTGGGCAGCTGTTGGAAAGGGGTGTGGTAAACTGTTTGCAATCTGGGTAGGCAACACAGAATACTGTCGGTACAGGGGGCACACACATGGTAGATGTGCTTATGGTGCTTGTAGACGTCGATATTGTAGATGTCGCTACTGTTGTGGGTGGCGTAGTAGTAATCAGGCTGACTACGCAGTCGGCGTTGTAGTATCTCAGACCGCTCGACAATCTAGAAACAACATTGGTACTTGTAATTGGTAGTCGGGCTAGATAGCACGTATTCAAGTAAACGATAAAACTTCGGCATGCGCTCTCTGCACGACAGTTTTCCAGGCAGTTTTCCAAAGTCGTGAATGGCTTAGCCGAAAACATCTGGAGATCGACGACATTGTATCCTTCAAAGCCACAAATACCGTCACCTGTTGGTGTAGCAGAGGACGAGGTAGTTGCGGAAGAGGTCGTAAGTTCTGGTGAGGTCGAGGTCACGGAGACATCGGAGGACATGCTGGACGAGATCGAAATGGAAGACGACGTCGTGGATTCGATAGACGATGATGAGCCCGAGAAAGTGCTGGTCGGCGTAGAGAATAGAGTAGAACTAGAAGAAATGCTGGTAGAGATAGAATGTGAAGTTGAGCTGGATGAAACGCTGCTAGAGCTTCCGCAATACGAGTACTGGGAACAACAGTTGCCATACTTTCCACCAATGCAGGTCATTCCCGCAGGTGATGCTCCATACAAATCTCCGCAGCGAACGTTTGTAGTAATCTTCACTTTTACCATAGAAGAAGGCGCCGTCGACAAGGCTATTCCGGTGGAGGTGCTGCGGCTTGAGGTCGTCGAAGTTCGTACGGATGTGATGCCATTGCAGCTACCGAACGATGACTGGCAGCCTGTTTCGCAGTAGTCCTTGGTATTTCCACTGCAAGAAATCATTCGATTGCTCAAGTATGCAACATTCAATCTAAACACCTACCAGTAGCCGTATTGAGAGCAACAATCTCCCCATTTTGAACCTTTGCAGCTCATGCCACCGGGCACGGCATTGTAGGCATGTCCACATCGAGCGTTTGTTGATACCTTACCAGCGGCAAACGTTAACGTTGCCGCGAGAGAGAGTAGAAAAGTCCAGCGCATTGTGATTGATATTAAGAATTACTATATGACTGGCCACAAACGAAAGAGCAAGAGAATGACAGTCGATAATATGCTCCTGAATAGAGATGGGAAGTAGGCAAAAGCCGGAAGACACGCAATTATATATCTACCTACTTGCCAGTGTGATTGAAGCTCTACGAGTCTGAACCGAAGTGGCTTGTTTGTGTACCTGCATGGATGAGGGTTGACTCAGACAGGCCCCCAGGAAGGAAGCCACAAGGCCATCTATCAAACTCGCTTCCCGAGAACACATAGTCGGACGTAGTAGAAATCATGCCATATGCGAAGGCGAAAAGCTATCTAAGGAGAAAGCAATGTGTGCGCAAGGCGGGCACAACGCGCTATCGATGAGCGTACATCCTCGTTCAGGGTTATCGTATGCGACATCGGGCATAAGCGAGTTCGAAAAACTATAGCGCAGACCCTGCATAGTGTCCAACAGAGGGCTGGCTCACTTTGGTGGCCGAAAAGCCTCCAACACTCGGGGCGGCCGAACAAAATTGACATTGGTGAGTTGCGATCAGATTGGCCATCTTGTGGCTTGCGCCTGGCTTGCACTGGCTACGCCCACGACACGTGCCTTCTGAAGCTTGCTCCAATCACTAGACACGCTACTGGCTTGCGCACCAACAAACATGACCCTAGGGCCCTTTGCGATCTCAACACTTCAATAGACCTTGGAATAGATGAGATAgtgttgacacggcaaaggtgtcgaatactagcagtcgttgcaacgaacaaagtgtatagtatttgattagtagtgagcaagagctggatggagagatctccatatgtacggttgcgagctaagcgggaagcttggtctaactagtggtccaagcttccggcccggaaaaactcgccgggctggctgtacgcgcatgttcCGACAGATAGATGGTGTAAGTACCATTTAGCGAAGTTGCAGGTGTAGAATTCTGTAATGATTTAGGCATAAAGTCTAGTTGTATCAGAGCGCCAAATAAACGTGATAATCTTCACGCTTATCTAACTAATACACCTTGTCATCATTCTACCCAGagaagtcaacaaacaaaacaaccaacatttgaggcgtagatgttgattgactggctcatttcttagggctacagtttgtttgtttgagttg from Pyrenophora tritici-repentis strain M4 chromosome 1, whole genome shotgun sequence encodes the following:
- a CDS encoding SSP160 multi-domain protein, which produces MLDEIEMEDDVVDSIDDDEPEKVLVGVENRVELEEMLVEIECEVELDETLLELPQYEYWEQQLPYFPPMQVIPAGDAPYKSPQRTFVVIFTFTIEEGAVDKAIPVEVLRLEVVEVRTDVMPLQLPNDDWQPVSQ